The following nucleotide sequence is from Synechococcus sp. KORDI-52.
GTCACTAGGGTGCCCATAAGCCTCTGCGTAGGCTGCAAGATCATCGGGAACCAACCATCCATCCTGATCCAAATCAAGACATGAGAAAAAGCCTCCAGCGGCCTGTCTAATGAATGCTCGCGCTTTGTCAGGAACCGCTTGAAAGTTGTTCACTACACGTTCATGGGCTTCTACAAACTCGTCTGGTTCTACCTGGCCGTCATTATTTAGATCCCTGTTGCTGTTCTCCTTTTGATAAGTGGCGTAAAGCAGTTTGAGCAGATTGGGGAATGGTCGTTTGTTGTTTCCCCAGCGAGCATCAATTGCATCAGCTACGGGAGCCAGGTCGTCCTCGAATACAAGTTGACCATCACTATTTTTATCGTAAAAACTAAAAAGGTTTCTGTAGCGCCGTTTGAGCTCTGGGTGCATATGAGCGCAAGGGGCGAAGGATTTTTCCATGTGTAGCCAATCTCTTCGCAAGTGGCACAATGCATGTGTGGCATTTGTTGTGGCCTGAAGAGATAACACTCAACGCTCAACGCGCTCTGAGCCATGCATGTGTGCATCTGCGAGCAGCCCTGCGACTCTCTTGACGCAGCTTGCGTCTCTGATCTAGCGGTCTCTCAGGCGGGCCTGGACGGCCCGCTGTCGAGTCCTTAGAGAACAGGAGTTGTATGCCCAGATTCAGGTGGTTTGTTGCCGGAGCTTTCCAGAATCCTGGGACCAGTCGCTGAGATCCATTGCGGCGCAGGGCCTCTCGGTGCATGTTTTTGTGTTCATCGGTACGTCGCAAATCACCCTCTTAAACTGATGAGTCGGGAACTGTTCCCAAGGCAAACTGGGCTTACAACGTGGGCTTAGAGGATCAGCCAAACCCATCGCAAACACTAGGCTCTCAGTCGATGCTCTCGTTCAGCAAATATCAGGGACTTGGCAACGATTTCCTGATCGTTGAAGGCCGGCAGGGACAACTGCCTCATGCCATCAGTGATCCCGATCCAGCCTGGGTGCAGCGCATCTGTGATCGGCGCTTCGGCGTTGGCGGCGATGGCCTGATCCTGGCGCTGCCTCCTCAGGCGGATGGGGACCTGCGGATGCGGATTCTCAATGCCGACGGCAGTGAAGCCGAGATGTGTGGCAACGGCATTCGCTGCCTGGCCCGCTACCTCGCCGATACCGATGGTGATGCCCCCGGCAGCAGCTGGGACATCGAAACTCTGGCGGGAATAATCCGCCCGGAACTGATGGCCGATGGCCAGTTGCGGGTGGATATGGGCCCGCCCTTCCTCACCTCCGAGGGCATCCCCACAAGTCTGATGCCCGAAGACGGAGTGCCGCAGGGGGTGTTGCTCCTGGAGGGAGAGCAACTGAAGGTGGCGGCCGTTGGCATGGGTAATCCCCATGTGGTGGTGCCCGTGGACGACCTCGCCAGCATTCCCTTTGATGCCTGGGGTGCTGCCCTGGAGGTGCATCCGGCTTTCCCGGCCAAGACCAACGTTCATTTCCTCCAAGTGCACAGCCGTGAGCGGCTGGAGATCCGGGTCTGGGAACGGGGTGCAGGCCCGACCCTGGCCTGCGGCACCGGTGCCTGCGCCACCCTGGTGGCAGCGGTGTTGCTGGGCCTCGCCGATGACTGCGCCGAGGTGGTTCTGCCCGGCGGCCCGCTGATGATTGAGTGGCGCGATCGCAACGGTTCCGTGCTGATGACGGGGCCCGCTGAAGCGGTGTTTGACGGGGTTCTGACACCCGATTTGGTGCCGGCAGATTCGACGACGGCGTCGATCAGCGCTGCCCCTGCCTCTCCACCTGCGGCGACGGCCGCGGCCGAATTCGATTGCTCCAAGGATTGCGCTGACCAGTGTCAGCGCCCTGACCACTGCCTCCGCGATGAAGCGCAGCAGAAGGTGCAGGCCTTCCTCAGCAACACATCCCTCGACTCGATGCTCAATCTCGCCAGTGAGTCCCTGGAGCAGCGCACCAAAGCGCGGTTTGAGCGTGGAACGCCCTGAGCTCTACCTGGATGCTGCTGCCACGACACCGCCCCTGCCGCAGGTGATCGCGGTGATGCAGCAGGTGCAGCAAACGGCCTGGGCCAACCCCAGCAGCCTCCATGGAGCAGGGTTGGCAGCAGCGGAGGCCCTCGAGCGGGCGCGCTGGCGCATCGCCGAGCGTTTCTTTGTCAGCCCTGACCAGTTGATCGTCACATCAGGAGCGACGGAATCCGTTCACCTTGCCCTGCTCGGCAGTGCCGCCGGTCTTGTCCCGGGCCGGTTGGTGATCTCTGCGGTGGAGCATCCAGCGGTGGTCGCTGCGGCGGACCGACTGGAGGCCTTGGGCTGGAGCATTGCTGAATGGCCCGTTGATGGCCAGGGCGTTGTGAGGCTGGACCAACTCGATCGGCTGTTGTCTGCTCCCACCCGGCTGGTCTCCCTGATTGCCGCCCAGGGCGAGGTGGGTGCACTGCAACCCGTAAGCAAGATCGCTGAGGCCTGCCGGGAGCGCGGCATCGTCATCCACAGCGATGCCACTCAGCTTGTGCCCCAGGGTTGCTTCGCCTTCGAGCGACTCGGGGTTGATCTGCTGACCCTCTCAGCCCACAAGTTCCGCGGCCCCAGGGGGGTGGGCCTGCTGATTCGGGCCCCGGGTGTGGAACTTTCACCACTCCAGGGCGGTGGCGGCCAGGAACACGGCCTGCGTTCCGGCACCGAACCCGTTGCGTTGGTCAGTGGCATGGCCGAAGCCCTGATGGCCCTTCCCAGCTTTGACCCCGTCAGCCAGCCCGTTCCACCGGGCAGCTCGATCCAGATCCGTCGCCAACGGGATCAACTGCTCGAACGTCTGCTGGAGCTATCCCAGCTTCAGCTCTGCGGTCCTCCCCCGGATCAGCGTCTGCCCCATCACATCGCGCTGCTGGCTACCAGCGCTGATGGCCAGCCCCTGCCGGGACGCGATCTGGTGCGACGGCTGGCGGCGTCGGGGGTGGCCATCAGCAGTGGCAGTGCCTGCAGCAGTGGCAACAGTGCCGACAGTGCTGTGCTCATGGCCATGGGCGTTCCTGGGCCTGAACGGCAGTCGGGCCTGCGGCTGACCCTTGGCCCCTGGCTGTCGGATCAGGATCTCGATGCCGTCTCCGGCCGCTTTGAATCCGTACTCGAGACATTTCCCTGACATGCTTTGGCCATGACTCAATCCGACGCTCCCTGTCTCGCCCTCCCCGCGGATCTGCTCGCGGCCGAGCAAGCCTTGCTGCAAGCCGCCCTGGCGGCCGTTGGATCCGGCGACGGTCAACGCTGGGCTGCAAGCCTCCGTTTTGAGGGCCTTCGCCTGCTTCCGGTGGCGGTGCGTCTGGCGCGTGCACTGATCGCTGCCGGTCAGGATCTGTTGATGGTTTGGCCCGATGCCGGTGCTGCTGCCCTGGCCCGGCGCGATGCGGAAGACCTCAAAGAGGTGATCCTTGATTTCAATCAGCTCAAACGTGCGGTGAACGACGCCCCCGACACCCGTCTGCTGCTTGCGGTGAACCCCTCCCCTGCTGATTACGAGGAGTTCCAGGCGTTGTGTGAAAACCACGCCGGAGTGGTTTTGATGCTGAATGGGCGTCTAGAAGACGCTGCCGTCGGCATCGGCAGTGTGGCCCGGGAGCGTCGAAAGGGTTTCGTGGCCAGCTGGCAGCAGGCCTACTGGCTTCAGCCCCTGGAGGGAGGTGCGTTGATGCGCTGCTTCCCCGATGACTGGCGTCTCTATCGCCAGGATCCCGATGGTTACCGGCAACTTGAGGTGCTTGCCGAGCGGCCAGACCCGGACACCACGGCAGCTTTGCTGGCTGGTGAAGATCCCGACAGCATCAAACAACAGCTGTCCGGTGTGGACCGCTTCCTTGATGGTCTGCGCAACTGAGTCGCAGATGGCTTGATCCACGTTCAGACACTCTTTAAGGTTCGTGCTCAGGCTCCTCACCGATGCTGCTCAACAGGCTGCGATCCCTTTCTGTCATCGATGCAGTGGCTGGTGTTGTCGCCCTCGCTGCCCTGGGTGGGGTGATCTGGTCACCCAAGCTCTCGAATGCGGTCGCGAAAGCCACGGGAGCCGTCAAGCCCGTGCAGGTCAGCGTTGATGTTCGACATCTTTACAGCGCTGATCCCGAGGAACTGTTCAATGCGGCCAGAGAGGAAGCGGCGCTCAATATCGTGATTCGCAACCAACCGGCCGGCCGGTTGACTCTCATTTCTGTCGATGACCTCACCAATCCTCTGATGGCCGTACAGCCCGATGGTTCGGTGGTGACAGCCGATGTCCCAAGCACCCACCTTCCCCGCCATGCCCGATTTGTGATGGAGGCGAATGCGGAAATCAAATCCTCTGGTGTTGTGATCGGCGGCACCAAGCTAAAGGTGGGCGTACCCGTGGAGTTGGAAGGTCGTCTCTATCGCCTCAATGGGGTCGTGAGTGGAGTGACCCCCCTGTGATTCGTTCCGCCCTGCTCAGCCTGTTGGTGCTGGCTCCACAAATGCCCGCCAGGGCAGATCCTCCGCTGTTGTCTCCGCCTCCTGTGGTTCAGCGTCAGGGACAGGCGTTGCTCGGCGGCGGAGCTCTATGCCCGGCGTTGCAATCAGCTCTGGAATCAGCCGTGGGCCCAGAAAAGCACGTCTGGAGCGTCAGCGTGCTTGATCAACGTGGTCGGTTGCTGGCGGATCTGAACGGGGGGATTCCCAGGGTTCCGGCTTCGAATCAGAAACTGGTCAGCACGGCGTTTGCCCTGGATCGCCTAGGCCCTGACTTCAAGCTGAAGACACAGCTCCTGCGTCACGCCGATGGGACGTTGGAAATTGTGGGTGAAGGGGATCCCGACCTCAGCATTGCTGAGATACAGAAGTTCGCCATGGTTGCTCTCGGCCAGGGGGGCTCCCGCAACCCGGCCAGCCCTTCATCAACACCTGTTCAGCTGATGGTGCGGGAGGAACCGCGTCAGCGCTGGTGGCCCGCTGACTGGGACCCAGCGGACCGGTCTTACGCCTACGGCGCACCGATCACCCGCCTGGCTCTCACCAGCAATGCTTTGCATATGGCGGTCATGAATCCAGCGGCACGGCTGCAACGGATTTTGGATTCCACGATTCGCCAGCAGGGCGGCCAGATCCGACTGCAGATGGTGGATCAGCAGACTCGAGAAGCGGCACTGGAGCGGAGTGGTGCGCCGATGGTGGTGCTGCACCGCGAAGAGTCCGCGCCGATGCACGCTCTGCTCAGCCTGGCCAACACCGAGAGTCACAACTTCACCGCTGAGGTGCTGATGCGAGAGGCAGCGGATGCCTGGGATGTGAACCGTGCGGCGCTGTCCACCACCCGTTGGATGCAGGCCCAGGGAATACCCATGAAGGGGCTGAGGGTGCGTGACGGCAGCGGACTCTCGAGGGGTAACCGTCTCACCAGTCGTTCCCTTTCTGTTCTGCTGTGGCGTATGGCACAACATCCTCTGGCGGCCTACTACCAGGCCTCGATGGCGATTGCCGGTCAGAGGGGAACACTGCGCAACTTTCTCCGCGGCACCTCTGTTCAGGGTCGCTTCTGGGGCAAGACAGGAACCCTGACCGGGGTGCGTTCGATCTCTGGAATTCTCGCCACACCCCATGGTCCCCGCTACGTGAGCATGATCTCCAATGGCGCCTACGCGCCCAAACGGGTGATGGGTCAGATTCTGCTGGCAAGCCAGGGTGTCAGCCGTTGCCCCTCATGGAACGCAGGCGGGACGCCGCACGGTGGGCCCGGCTGATGGGCACCGTCTTGGAATCGTCCCCTCCACTGGATGCAGGGGACGCTGATCGGATCGTCTGAATTTTGGACAGTTCCTGCCGGCCGGCCATTACCACCTGAGCCATTTCCTTCAAACGCAC
It contains:
- the dapF gene encoding diaminopimelate epimerase gives rise to the protein MLSFSKYQGLGNDFLIVEGRQGQLPHAISDPDPAWVQRICDRRFGVGGDGLILALPPQADGDLRMRILNADGSEAEMCGNGIRCLARYLADTDGDAPGSSWDIETLAGIIRPELMADGQLRVDMGPPFLTSEGIPTSLMPEDGVPQGVLLLEGEQLKVAAVGMGNPHVVVPVDDLASIPFDAWGAALEVHPAFPAKTNVHFLQVHSRERLEIRVWERGAGPTLACGTGACATLVAAVLLGLADDCAEVVLPGGPLMIEWRDRNGSVLMTGPAEAVFDGVLTPDLVPADSTTASISAAPASPPAATAAAEFDCSKDCADQCQRPDHCLRDEAQQKVQAFLSNTSLDSMLNLASESLEQRTKARFERGTP
- a CDS encoding DUF1995 family protein → MTQSDAPCLALPADLLAAEQALLQAALAAVGSGDGQRWAASLRFEGLRLLPVAVRLARALIAAGQDLLMVWPDAGAAALARRDAEDLKEVILDFNQLKRAVNDAPDTRLLLAVNPSPADYEEFQALCENHAGVVLMLNGRLEDAAVGIGSVARERRKGFVASWQQAYWLQPLEGGALMRCFPDDWRLYRQDPDGYRQLEVLAERPDPDTTAALLAGEDPDSIKQQLSGVDRFLDGLRN
- a CDS encoding EF-hand domain-containing protein; the encoded protein is MEKSFAPCAHMHPELKRRYRNLFSFYDKNSDGQLVFEDDLAPVADAIDARWGNNKRPFPNLLKLLYATYQKENSNRDLNNDGQVEPDEFVEAHERVVNNFQAVPDKARAFIRQAAGGFFSCLDLDQDGWLVPDDLAAYAEAYGHPSDWVETNLNTMLEMLGKPLGRIDLETFLLLIEQYWFDPSPNIPGARLFGRLPE
- a CDS encoding DUF4330 domain-containing protein; the encoded protein is MLLNRLRSLSVIDAVAGVVALAALGGVIWSPKLSNAVAKATGAVKPVQVSVDVRHLYSADPEELFNAAREEAALNIVIRNQPAGRLTLISVDDLTNPLMAVQPDGSVVTADVPSTHLPRHARFVMEANAEIKSSGVVIGGTKLKVGVPVELEGRLYRLNGVVSGVTPL
- the dacB gene encoding D-alanyl-D-alanine carboxypeptidase/D-alanyl-D-alanine-endopeptidase, coding for MPARADPPLLSPPPVVQRQGQALLGGGALCPALQSALESAVGPEKHVWSVSVLDQRGRLLADLNGGIPRVPASNQKLVSTAFALDRLGPDFKLKTQLLRHADGTLEIVGEGDPDLSIAEIQKFAMVALGQGGSRNPASPSSTPVQLMVREEPRQRWWPADWDPADRSYAYGAPITRLALTSNALHMAVMNPAARLQRILDSTIRQQGGQIRLQMVDQQTREAALERSGAPMVVLHREESAPMHALLSLANTESHNFTAEVLMREAADAWDVNRAALSTTRWMQAQGIPMKGLRVRDGSGLSRGNRLTSRSLSVLLWRMAQHPLAAYYQASMAIAGQRGTLRNFLRGTSVQGRFWGKTGTLTGVRSISGILATPHGPRYVSMISNGAYAPKRVMGQILLASQGVSRCPSWNAGGTPHGGPG
- a CDS encoding cysteine desulfurase family protein → MERPELYLDAAATTPPLPQVIAVMQQVQQTAWANPSSLHGAGLAAAEALERARWRIAERFFVSPDQLIVTSGATESVHLALLGSAAGLVPGRLVISAVEHPAVVAAADRLEALGWSIAEWPVDGQGVVRLDQLDRLLSAPTRLVSLIAAQGEVGALQPVSKIAEACRERGIVIHSDATQLVPQGCFAFERLGVDLLTLSAHKFRGPRGVGLLIRAPGVELSPLQGGGGQEHGLRSGTEPVALVSGMAEALMALPSFDPVSQPVPPGSSIQIRRQRDQLLERLLELSQLQLCGPPPDQRLPHHIALLATSADGQPLPGRDLVRRLAASGVAISSGSACSSGNSADSAVLMAMGVPGPERQSGLRLTLGPWLSDQDLDAVSGRFESVLETFP